Proteins from one Terriglobus tenax genomic window:
- a CDS encoding ABC transporter ATP-binding protein, producing the protein MPNDASEPRRELTILGLLSPYKKQLWFGLLAITGESIAGLLEPWPLKIVLDNIFRGKDMSGWLNRFVQLTTDGSTHGMIVFACIAVLVIAVMDAVCSYAEKYLTTSVGQWVTHDLRRMLYTQVQRLSLSYHDHQPTGDLISRVTSDIDAIQNFIVSGLLGVLVNLVTLLGMIGVMFYINWKFTLIALAVVPVLFTIVYTYTRKVKQASREVRKKEGRLISIVAEVVNSVRVVKAFAREDYEVKRFEGESLETVQAALTARTLKARLVPMVNIITAIGTCAVLWFGAQMVLTGQLSAGSMVVFIFYLGKMYKPMQEISKTMDAYSKAEVGYDRIQEILTSHEEILDIPGARKAPPFRGEIDIEGVDFSYNDEKKILCGVNMHVDAGTMVALVGPTGSGKTTIVNLIARFYEPVHGVVKIDGTDIREFTQKSLRSQISFVLQDTVLFSGTLWDNIAYGRPDATEHEIAEAAEAANAMEFIQKLPNKFNTIVGERGMTLSGGQRQRIAIARAIIRRSPILILDEPTSGLDSASEQLVFDALDRLMEGKTSIVIAHRLATIRKASCIYVVDDGSIVESGSQEDLMSREHGVFRRLHDIQFTEEPLIQESADLI; encoded by the coding sequence ATGCCGAACGACGCATCCGAGCCTCGCCGCGAGCTCACCATTCTCGGGCTGCTTTCACCGTATAAAAAGCAGCTCTGGTTTGGCCTGCTCGCGATTACCGGCGAAAGCATCGCAGGATTGCTGGAACCGTGGCCGCTGAAGATCGTTCTCGACAATATCTTCAGGGGCAAGGACATGAGCGGCTGGCTCAACCGCTTCGTCCAACTCACCACGGACGGCTCAACGCATGGCATGATCGTCTTTGCCTGCATTGCCGTCCTGGTCATCGCCGTCATGGATGCGGTCTGCAGTTACGCGGAAAAATACCTGACCACCAGTGTGGGGCAGTGGGTTACACACGACCTGCGCCGCATGCTCTACACGCAGGTGCAGCGGCTCTCGCTCTCATATCACGACCACCAGCCTACCGGCGATCTCATCAGCCGCGTCACCAGCGACATTGACGCCATTCAGAACTTCATCGTCTCCGGCCTGCTCGGCGTCCTCGTCAACCTGGTCACGCTTCTCGGCATGATCGGTGTGATGTTCTACATCAACTGGAAGTTCACGCTCATCGCCCTGGCCGTTGTACCGGTGCTGTTTACCATCGTCTATACCTACACGCGTAAGGTGAAGCAGGCCTCCCGCGAGGTCCGCAAGAAAGAGGGCCGCCTCATCTCCATCGTGGCGGAGGTGGTCAACTCCGTCCGCGTCGTCAAAGCTTTTGCGCGCGAGGACTACGAGGTCAAGCGCTTCGAAGGCGAAAGTCTTGAGACCGTGCAGGCCGCCCTTACTGCCCGCACGCTCAAGGCGCGGCTTGTTCCTATGGTCAACATCATCACCGCCATTGGAACCTGTGCCGTGCTGTGGTTTGGCGCGCAGATGGTGCTCACCGGCCAACTCAGCGCCGGCTCCATGGTCGTCTTCATCTTCTACCTGGGCAAGATGTACAAGCCCATGCAGGAGATCTCCAAGACCATGGACGCCTACTCCAAGGCTGAGGTCGGTTACGACCGCATCCAGGAGATTCTGACCAGTCACGAGGAGATTCTCGACATCCCCGGCGCCCGCAAAGCTCCGCCCTTCCGCGGAGAAATCGATATCGAAGGCGTCGACTTCTCCTACAACGACGAGAAGAAGATCCTCTGTGGTGTGAACATGCACGTCGATGCCGGAACCATGGTCGCGCTCGTCGGCCCCACCGGCTCAGGCAAAACCACCATCGTCAACCTCATCGCGCGTTTTTATGAGCCCGTACATGGCGTGGTAAAGATTGACGGCACCGACATCCGCGAGTTTACTCAGAAATCCCTGCGCAGCCAGATCAGCTTCGTTCTGCAGGACACCGTTCTCTTCAGCGGCACGCTCTGGGACAACATCGCTTACGGCCGCCCCGATGCCACCGAGCACGAGATTGCAGAGGCAGCCGAAGCAGCCAACGCCATGGAGTTTATCCAGAAGCTGCCGAACAAGTTCAACACCATCGTCGGCGAACGAGGCATGACCCTCAGCGGGGGCCAGCGCCAGCGCATCGCCATCGCGCGTGCCATTATCCGTCGCTCGCCCATCCTTATCCTCGACGAGCCAACCTCCGGTCTTGACTCCGCTTCGGAGCAACTGGTCTTTGACGCGCTCGATCGCCTGATGGAGGGCAAGACCTCCATCGTCATCGCGCACCGGCTCGCTACAATTCGCAAGGCAAGTTGCATCTATGTCGTCGATGACGGCAGCATCGTCGAATCCGGCTCGCAGGAAGACCTGATGTCGCGCGAACACGGCGTCTTCCGCAGGCTGCACGACATCCAGTTCACGGAAGAACCTTTGATTCAGGAAAGCGCAGACCTTATCTGA